Genomic window (Hippoglossus stenolepis isolate QCI-W04-F060 chromosome 11, HSTE1.2, whole genome shotgun sequence):
CCCTGCCTGTGTGCTGTCGGTTCCTTGCTGCTCTTCTGCCTTCAGCCTGACATCAGGATATTATCTTCACTGACAGGAGTTTGATCCGtgaaccatttttttttaaactggattATTTTTTACGTAAAGTGGACATCGTCTCTTCTACAGAATGATACAACAATACCGGACAACTGTGGGATCTTACAAACCTTTACTACAAGACCATTCAACAAAGGTTGTTTTACCAACAATAATGTGAGTAATTGTTTTCACAGAAGCTGAGCACAGGAATGTCACCATAAGAAtgaccttttaaaaaatgattctAATTGGCACCAAAGTTTgaattctgtttttgtgttctgATCAGCAACACAAATCCTGCACAATCTTACCAGGTCACTGTGTTTCCACGCTGGCTGACCCGCCATGACTGAGATGCAGGCATTCTACCACAACGTGCGTCGGCCTGCGGGCCTCTACCTGGAGCCCACCTTGATGCAGAGACGCATCCTGGAAGACCAGGTGGAGCTGTGGTGGTTCAGAGAGCCACGCCGCTCCTTGCTGTGCTACTGTGCCTCAGTGGCCCTCATTATGGGGCTGGGCCTTGGCGGTGTAGGCCTCCTCTCCACGACCAAGAGCCTGTCTGGAGAGTGGAGACTCGGGGTGGGCACCACCCTCTGCCTCTTAGCCCTCGCTGTTTTGCTCAAGCAGCTCCTCAGCTCTGCCATCCAGGACATGAACTGCGTGCGCAGCCGGCGTCGCATTGACCTTTTGAAGAGCGGCGGGAGGGCTGACCCGGTGCTGATTCTTGCCGTGGGGTCAGCAGTGATGCTCTGTGGGACAGTGCTTCTCTGCATGGCCACAATTGGCAACCGAGTTTACGACAGCAGGGAGATGTTGGTGTCTGGGCTGGTGCTGATGGCTGCTGGGGTCGTCATGGCAGTGGCTGTTGTGGGTTATGGTGTGATGATCTACCTTAAGAAGcaaagggagcagaggaggaggaggatgatgagaaTGAGCAGAGCCAGGAGGCTGGGGAGTCGAGCCGTCCTGGTGTTCAGTGTCTCAGAGGGACAGACGAGCCAAGTCAGGAGAGAGACGTCCTCCAGCAGGACAAGTCTGATCTGAATGAGCTTAATGTgcagaaa
Coding sequences:
- the LOC118118033 gene encoding transmembrane protein 125; this encodes MTEMQAFYHNVRRPAGLYLEPTLMQRRILEDQVELWWFREPRRSLLCYCASVALIMGLGLGGVGLLSTTKSLSGEWRLGVGTTLCLLALAVLLKQLLSSAIQDMNCVRSRRRIDLLKSGGRADPVLILAVGSAVMLCGTVLLCMATIGNRVYDSREMLVSGLVLMAAGVVMAVAVVGYGVMIYLKKQREQRRRRMMRMSRARRLGSRAVLVFSVSEGQTSQVRRETSSSRTSLI